One genomic region from Jilunia laotingensis encodes:
- a CDS encoding nucleoside recognition domain-containing protein, producing the protein MVLNYIWIAFFIIAFIVALGKLIFTGNTEIFTEIINSTFVSSKTAFEVSLGLTGVLSLWLGVMKIGENSGLINALARWLSPVFCRLFPDIPKGHPVMGSIFMNMSANMLGLDNAATPMGLKAMKELQELNPKKDTASNPMIMFLVINTSGLILIPISIMVYRAQLGAAQPTDIFIPILLSTFISTLVGVITVSISQRINLINKPILILMGFLSLFFGGLIYLFTRLSREEMGTYSTLIANIILFGVIVLFILTGIRKKINVYDSFVEGAKEGFSTAVRIIPYLVAFLVGIAVFRTSGAMDILVDGIGYVVGFCGLDTSFVGALPTGLMKSLSGSAANGLMIDTMKEFGPDSFVSRVSCVVRGASDTTFYILAVYFGSVGITKTRNAVTCGLIADFSGIIAAIFISYLFFF; encoded by the coding sequence ATGGTTCTGAATTACATCTGGATAGCTTTCTTTATCATTGCTTTCATCGTAGCCTTGGGAAAACTTATTTTCACGGGGAACACTGAGATATTCACTGAGATCATAAATTCGACCTTTGTTTCCTCGAAAACAGCTTTTGAAGTTTCGCTCGGACTGACGGGAGTACTCTCGCTCTGGCTCGGTGTCATGAAAATCGGGGAAAACAGCGGACTTATCAATGCATTGGCACGCTGGCTGAGTCCGGTCTTCTGCCGTTTGTTTCCCGATATTCCGAAGGGACATCCCGTGATGGGATCTATCTTTATGAACATGTCCGCCAACATGCTGGGACTCGACAACGCTGCTACTCCGATGGGATTGAAAGCTATGAAAGAGCTACAAGAGCTGAATCCGAAAAAAGATACTGCCAGCAATCCCATGATTATGTTTCTGGTTATCAATACATCCGGACTGATATTGATTCCCATTTCCATCATGGTTTACCGCGCCCAATTGGGAGCTGCACAACCTACGGATATTTTTATCCCGATTCTACTCAGCACATTCATCTCTACGCTCGTAGGGGTAATTACTGTCAGCATCTCCCAACGTATCAACCTGATTAACAAACCAATATTGATACTCATGGGATTCCTGAGTTTATTCTTCGGTGGCTTGATCTATCTTTTCACCCGTCTTTCTCGAGAAGAGATGGGCACTTATTCCACCTTGATAGCCAATATAATCCTGTTCGGTGTCATCGTCCTTTTCATCCTGACGGGCATACGAAAGAAGATAAACGTGTATGATTCCTTCGTAGAGGGTGCTAAAGAAGGATTCTCCACAGCGGTAAGGATTATTCCCTACCTGGTAGCCTTTCTGGTCGGCATTGCCGTATTCCGGACTTCGGGTGCAATGGACATCCTTGTGGATGGCATCGGGTATGTAGTGGGGTTTTGCGGACTCGACACCAGTTTTGTCGGTGCGTTGCCCACAGGGTTGATGAAATCGCTCAGCGGCAGTGCGGCCAACGGATTGATGATCGACACGATGAAAGAATTCGGTCCCGATTCATTCGTTTCCCGTGTCAGTTGTGTAGTACGCGGTGCTTCGGACACTACATTTTATATTCTGGCGGTCTATTTCGGCAGTGTAGGAATCACCAAAACCCGGAATGCCGTCACTTGTGGACTGATAGCCGACTTTTCCGGTATTATCGCTGCAATATTCATTAGTTATTTATTTTTCTTTTAA
- the ybeY gene encoding rRNA maturation RNase YbeY — protein sequence MAVTYQTEGVKMPDIKKRETTEWIKSVAAAYGKRIGEIAYIFCSDEKILEVNRQYLQHDYYTDIITFDYCEGNRLAGDLFISLDTVKTNAEQFEADYNTELHRVIIHGILHLCGINDKGPGEREIMEEAENKALEMRK from the coding sequence ATGGCTGTAACTTACCAAACCGAAGGCGTAAAAATGCCTGATATCAAAAAGCGTGAAACGACTGAATGGATCAAATCCGTAGCTGCCGCTTATGGCAAGAGAATCGGTGAAATCGCCTATATTTTCTGTTCGGATGAAAAAATACTGGAAGTAAATCGTCAATATCTGCAACATGATTACTATACGGATATCATTACCTTCGATTACTGCGAAGGCAACCGTCTTGCTGGCGACCTTTTCATTAGTCTGGATACAGTGAAAACGAATGCCGAACAGTTTGAAGCAGATTACAATACGGAGCTACACCGCGTCATTATTCACGGCATCCTCCATCTTTGCGGCATCAATGACAAAGGACCGGGTGAGAGGGAGATCATGGAAGAAGCGGAAAACAAGGCTTTGGAGATGAGGAAATAA
- a CDS encoding porin family protein — protein sequence MKNIHLFSGVVIMLLFVSCSPKVVTALAKTYPEVVLPDSVIVIEMGETVPNSAEAIGRVSVVDRGFSTQCKYDQVVYLAKEATGKAGGNGLVITNHMEPSFWGSSCHQISGLMLHLSNLEVDTLKANPVQDFLTVTNEERRQRMAPANTFEMSVGYGWITSRLYDYSGNSLGHKGGVEWRLGYEHVWKSGLGVGFQYSGYRAAFDEGNMVLSYLAPELVGRTKLNKWILKYGVGFGLLLYHEPSNDMTGFGGHLTIGVEYMLSKNIGLGATTSYVSGSLPNEDDMNLKENERSGINRFNLLGGLRFYF from the coding sequence ATGAAAAATATTCATCTATTCTCTGGTGTAGTAATAATGCTACTATTCGTTTCATGTTCACCCAAAGTAGTCACTGCTCTTGCTAAGACTTATCCCGAAGTTGTGTTACCTGATTCTGTCATTGTAATAGAAATGGGAGAAACTGTTCCTAATTCAGCCGAGGCAATTGGGCGAGTATCTGTAGTGGATAGAGGTTTTTCTACCCAATGCAAATATGACCAGGTTGTGTATTTGGCAAAGGAGGCTACCGGAAAAGCGGGAGGTAATGGACTTGTTATTACCAATCATATGGAACCTTCTTTTTGGGGGAGTTCCTGCCATCAGATATCTGGTTTGATGTTGCATCTTAGTAATCTGGAGGTTGATACTTTAAAAGCTAATCCCGTGCAAGACTTTCTCACGGTAACTAATGAAGAACGTCGTCAACGGATGGCACCCGCCAATACGTTTGAGATGAGTGTTGGTTACGGATGGATAACGAGCAGGCTTTATGATTATTCCGGTAATAGTTTGGGCCATAAAGGAGGAGTCGAATGGCGATTAGGTTACGAGCATGTTTGGAAGTCCGGTTTAGGAGTTGGATTCCAATATTCAGGCTATAGGGCTGCTTTTGACGAAGGAAATATGGTACTTTCTTATTTGGCTCCCGAATTGGTTGGTCGTACTAAATTGAATAAATGGATATTGAAATATGGAGTAGGTTTCGGACTTTTGCTTTATCATGAACCGAGTAATGATATGACTGGTTTCGGGGGGCATCTTACTATTGGCGTTGAATATATGCTTTCAAAAAACATAGGTCTTGGGGCAACTACAAGTTATGTCTCAGGCAGTCTTCCCAATGAAGATGACATGAATCTGAAAGAAAATGAAAGAAGCGGGATCAACCGTTTTAATTTATTAGGCGGCTTGCGCTTTTATTTTTGA
- a CDS encoding glycosyl hydrolase family 95 catalytic domain-containing protein translates to MKKYLFISFFILSVFTSTAQNNDWKIEANNTTNYVGTPVANGGIGILPWSEPFSIRHIILNHVFDSDGPRGISRVLRGINPFLLTLELDGEQITKDNIKDWKQVVDMKEATHNTSFTGLNKAEISYSICALRNMPYAGLIRVNVKALDNLSLKVIQTMEVPDEYGKPTSVFKTMQDGTSRQLVFQTSAPSAQGAQHVSASSSFLCPDSTYTIQANKKDNNMYVEKQLKKGETATFALVAVICSTRDFSDPYGESERQVVYAKHEGTQRLISSHRCLWNELWEGDIVIEGDKEAQRDVRFALYNLYSFCRAGSRLSISPMGLSAQGYNGHIFWDTEIWMFPPMLLLNGEIAESMINYRTDRLDAARKKAYIHGYKGAMFPWESDDSGNEATPSWALTGPFEHHITADVAIACWAYYSITKDKKWLIEKGYPLMKEAADFWVSRAEKNEDGTYSICNVVGANEYADGVTDNAFTNGSAIRALQDATKAAAICGEKAPRAWSEVYKSLRIHSFDDGTTREHKDYQGIMIKQADANLLGYPLGIISDPTTLRKDLAYYADKIDPENGPAMSYSVFCVQYARLGEAEKAYEMYKKSFQPNQRPPFGVIAETATSQNPYFATGAGGLLQAVINGFGGIQITDKGIIQLPSVLPPHWKKLIIKGVGPDRRTFIKEQK, encoded by the coding sequence ATGAAGAAATATCTTTTTATCAGCTTTTTTATTTTATCTGTTTTCACGTCAACAGCACAAAACAATGATTGGAAAATAGAGGCAAATAACACTACCAACTACGTTGGGACACCGGTAGCTAACGGTGGAATCGGTATTCTTCCCTGGTCAGAACCTTTTTCGATTCGTCATATCATTCTTAACCATGTATTCGACAGCGATGGCCCCAGAGGAATAAGCCGTGTCTTAAGAGGCATTAATCCGTTTCTCCTAACTCTGGAACTTGATGGTGAACAAATCACCAAAGACAATATCAAAGATTGGAAACAAGTGGTCGATATGAAAGAAGCAACACATAATACTTCGTTCACAGGGCTGAATAAAGCAGAAATCAGTTATAGTATTTGCGCTTTGCGAAATATGCCTTACGCAGGGTTAATCCGGGTAAACGTGAAAGCTTTGGATAATTTAAGTTTAAAAGTAATTCAGACAATGGAAGTACCTGATGAGTATGGAAAGCCAACCTCTGTGTTCAAAACCATGCAAGATGGAACCAGCAGGCAACTTGTTTTCCAGACAAGCGCCCCCTCTGCACAAGGAGCGCAGCATGTTTCAGCTTCCTCATCTTTCCTATGTCCGGACAGTACCTATACGATACAGGCCAACAAGAAGGATAACAACATGTATGTTGAGAAACAATTAAAAAAAGGAGAAACAGCAACTTTTGCTTTGGTTGCAGTCATCTGTTCAACACGAGACTTTTCCGACCCTTATGGTGAATCAGAGCGTCAGGTCGTTTATGCCAAGCATGAAGGAACGCAGAGACTGATATCTTCGCACCGCTGCCTATGGAATGAACTGTGGGAAGGAGACATCGTCATAGAAGGTGATAAAGAAGCTCAAAGGGATGTACGTTTCGCTTTATACAATCTCTATTCTTTTTGCCGGGCAGGAAGCAGGCTTAGCATTTCGCCAATGGGTTTATCAGCGCAAGGGTACAATGGACACATCTTCTGGGATACCGAAATCTGGATGTTTCCACCCATGCTTTTACTCAATGGCGAAATAGCCGAATCCATGATCAATTACCGTACCGACCGACTCGATGCAGCCCGCAAGAAAGCTTATATCCATGGCTATAAAGGTGCCATGTTTCCTTGGGAGTCGGATGATTCAGGAAATGAAGCAACCCCTTCCTGGGCATTGACCGGACCATTCGAACACCATATCACAGCAGATGTTGCCATAGCATGCTGGGCATATTATTCTATCACTAAAGACAAAAAATGGCTCATCGAAAAAGGATACCCACTTATGAAAGAAGCTGCTGATTTTTGGGTTAGCCGTGCAGAAAAGAACGAAGATGGTACTTATTCCATCTGTAATGTGGTAGGAGCCAACGAATATGCAGACGGAGTAACTGATAATGCCTTTACCAACGGTTCTGCAATCCGGGCACTTCAAGATGCGACAAAAGCTGCGGCAATCTGTGGAGAGAAAGCCCCCAGAGCATGGTCGGAAGTTTACAAGAGTTTGAGAATTCACTCTTTCGATGATGGTACTACACGAGAGCATAAAGACTATCAGGGAATAATGATCAAACAAGCCGATGCCAACCTACTTGGGTATCCACTGGGGATAATATCCGATCCAACCACCTTAAGAAAAGACCTGGCTTACTATGCAGACAAAATAGATCCCGAAAACGGACCAGCCATGTCCTATTCTGTTTTCTGCGTGCAATACGCTCGTTTAGGTGAAGCTGAAAAAGCCTATGAAATGTACAAAAAAAGTTTTCAGCCTAACCAACGTCCTCCTTTCGGAGTAATTGCAGAAACAGCAACCAGCCAGAACCCCTACTTTGCGACAGGAGCCGGAGGACTGTTACAAGCCGTAATCAACGGCTTCGGGGGGATTCAAATTACCGACAAAGGAATCATCCAATTACCATCCGTGTTGCCGCCTCACTGGAAGAAGCTGATCATAAAAGGCGTAGGCCCCGACAGGAGAACATTCATAAAAGAACAAAAATAA
- the mnmG gene encoding tRNA uridine-5-carboxymethylaminomethyl(34) synthesis enzyme MnmG, giving the protein MDFKYDVIVIGAGHAGCEAAAAAANLGSKTCLITMDMNKIGQMSCNPAVGGIAKGQIVREIDALGGQMGLITDKTAIQFRILNRSKGPAMWSPRAQCDRNKFIWAWREVLENTPNLHIWQDTVKELLVENGEIIGLKTIWDVTFHAKCIVLTAGTFLNGLMHIGKSMLPGGRMAEPASYQLTESIARHGIEYGRMKTGTPVRIDGRSVHYELMDTQDGETDFHKFSFMDTQVRHLKQLQCWTCYTNPEAHRILREGLSESPLFNGQIQSIGPRYCPSIETKIVTFPDKEQHQLFLEPEGETTQELYLNGFSSSLPMSTQIEALKKIPAFKDLVIYRPGYAIEYDYFDPTQLKHTLESKIIKNLFFAGQVNGTTGYEEAGGQGIIAGINAHINCHGGTPFTLSRDEAYIGVLIDDLVTKGVDEPYRMFTSRAEYRILLRMDDADMRLTEKAWRLGLVKEDRYELLKRKREAVERIISFAQSYSIKASLINDSLEKLGTTPLRQGCKLIELINRPQITIENIAEHVPAFKRILDEIIERKEEVIEAAEILIKYEGYIGRERIIADKLARLEGIKIKGRFDYNSIQSLSTEARQKLVKIDPETIAQASRIPGVSPSDINVLLVLSGR; this is encoded by the coding sequence ATGGACTTTAAGTATGATGTTATAGTAATTGGTGCCGGACATGCAGGCTGTGAAGCAGCGGCAGCGGCAGCTAATCTGGGTTCCAAAACTTGTCTCATTACAATGGACATGAATAAAATCGGGCAGATGAGCTGTAATCCGGCAGTTGGAGGTATTGCCAAAGGACAGATTGTACGCGAGATTGATGCTTTAGGAGGACAGATGGGATTGATTACGGACAAGACTGCCATCCAGTTCCGCATATTAAACCGTTCTAAAGGGCCAGCAATGTGGAGTCCACGTGCACAGTGTGACCGTAATAAATTTATCTGGGCATGGCGAGAAGTATTGGAAAATACACCCAATCTTCATATCTGGCAAGATACCGTAAAAGAGCTACTCGTTGAAAACGGTGAAATAATAGGATTAAAGACTATCTGGGATGTAACCTTTCATGCTAAATGCATCGTACTTACAGCTGGTACATTCCTTAATGGCTTGATGCATATTGGTAAAAGCATGTTGCCCGGAGGGCGCATGGCAGAACCTGCATCCTACCAATTGACTGAATCCATAGCAAGGCATGGCATTGAGTATGGACGTATGAAAACAGGCACTCCGGTTCGTATAGATGGACGCAGTGTTCATTATGAATTAATGGATACTCAAGACGGAGAGACAGACTTCCATAAGTTTTCTTTCATGGACACTCAAGTACGTCATCTGAAGCAACTGCAATGTTGGACGTGTTATACGAATCCCGAAGCACACCGCATACTGCGTGAAGGACTTTCAGAATCTCCCCTTTTCAACGGGCAGATTCAAAGTATAGGTCCACGTTATTGTCCAAGTATAGAAACCAAAATCGTAACTTTCCCTGACAAGGAACAGCACCAGTTATTCCTCGAACCGGAAGGAGAAACGACACAAGAATTATATTTGAATGGTTTTTCTTCTTCACTCCCAATGAGTACCCAAATAGAGGCATTAAAGAAGATACCCGCTTTCAAAGATCTTGTGATTTATCGACCGGGATATGCCATAGAATATGATTACTTCGATCCTACTCAATTAAAACATACGTTGGAATCGAAGATTATCAAGAACTTATTTTTTGCCGGACAGGTAAACGGAACAACCGGATATGAAGAAGCCGGAGGGCAAGGAATAATTGCCGGAATTAACGCACATATCAATTGTCATGGTGGAACCCCTTTTACTCTTTCCCGTGATGAAGCCTATATTGGCGTATTAATCGATGATCTTGTAACTAAAGGCGTGGATGAACCTTATCGAATGTTTACATCCCGTGCCGAGTATCGCATTTTGCTTCGTATGGATGATGCAGATATGCGACTCACAGAAAAAGCATGGAGACTAGGTTTAGTAAAAGAGGATCGATACGAACTTCTAAAAAGAAAGCGGGAAGCAGTGGAAAGGATTATTTCTTTTGCACAAAGTTATTCGATAAAAGCGTCTCTTATTAATGATTCTCTTGAAAAATTAGGCACCACCCCTCTTCGACAAGGATGCAAGTTAATAGAATTAATAAATCGGCCACAAATAACAATAGAGAATATAGCCGAACATGTTCCAGCTTTCAAACGTATACTCGATGAAATAATTGAAAGAAAAGAAGAAGTTATAGAAGCTGCAGAGATTTTAATCAAATATGAAGGTTATATTGGCCGTGAAAGAATCATAGCCGACAAATTAGCTCGCTTAGAAGGCATAAAGATAAAAGGAAGATTTGATTATAATTCAATTCAATCCCTCTCTACCGAAGCACGTCAGAAATTAGTTAAGATTGATCCGGAAACCATTGCACAAGCGAGTCGAATCCCAGGAGTATCCCCCAGCGACATAAATGTATTATTAGTACTTTCGGGAAGATAA
- a CDS encoding adenine phosphoribosyltransferase, producing the protein MIMSKEALIKSIREIADFPIPGILFYDVTTLFKDAERLQELSDTMYEMYKDKGITKVVGIESRGFIMGPILATRLNAGFVPIRKPGKLPAETIEESYDKEYGKDTVQIHKDAIDENDIILLHDDLLATGGTMEAACKLVKKLRPKKVYVNFIIELKELNGRSVFGNDVEVESVLSL; encoded by the coding sequence ATGATTATGAGCAAAGAAGCACTTATTAAAAGCATTCGGGAAATAGCTGATTTCCCGATACCCGGAATCCTCTTTTACGATGTAACAACCTTATTCAAGGACGCTGAAAGGTTGCAAGAATTATCGGATACGATGTATGAGATGTACAAAGACAAAGGTATTACAAAAGTAGTAGGTATTGAGTCTAGGGGTTTCATAATGGGACCGATTCTCGCAACAAGGCTAAACGCAGGTTTCGTACCCATTCGCAAGCCAGGAAAGTTACCAGCAGAAACCATCGAAGAAAGTTATGACAAAGAATATGGAAAAGACACTGTACAAATCCATAAAGATGCTATCGATGAAAACGACATTATTTTACTTCATGATGACTTATTGGCTACAGGTGGAACAATGGAAGCAGCATGCAAGCTTGTGAAAAAATTAAGGCCAAAGAAGGTATATGTAAACTTCATCATTGAACTAAAAGAATTAAATGGAAGGTCTGTATTTGGAAATGACGTAGAAGTAGAATCTGTTTTGTCACTCTAA